The sequence below is a genomic window from Perca fluviatilis chromosome 13, GENO_Pfluv_1.0, whole genome shotgun sequence.
GCACACCTGCATTTAATAAAGCACAAATTAgaaatcagccaatcagcatttTGGCGATGCACTATTACTGAACACATAAGAGACTCGGTAGTCATTGTGGGAGCTCAGTACAGCAAACAGGTAAGATATTATTACTCcaaaagatagatagatgatagatgGGATATAAAAAGTTGTCTATCTATAAAATGTAGATATAAGAAATAtcccaaataaaaatattatatagAGGATATTAGTCCTATTTTAAGTGCGCTAATAAATTAGATTAAATGAGGATTCCAAGCAGAAACACAGGGTAGGAATTGACATCTCTTTTAACACATACACTGTCGTTATTGATCAACTATTGATATGGGCTAATACTAGCCTTAAAGAGCAGCATCAGTATCTATCAGTCATATAATCATGTTTACTACTAATATTTAGCTGATCGTGGGGCTGACATTAATTCTGCTGTCAGGCAGATATGACATTGGTATAGGTTTATGGAGGTTTTACAGAGGATGCTGCTCATCTCATTCATGCACCATTCGCCTCAAAATGACCAGTTGTATTACAAGACAGATTCACTTTTAGAAACGCGCCAGAGCAGATAACAcatattgtatattatattcTTAAACGATGTGTGTTAGACTTACCTGGATTACTAAAAATCCTTATTTCATATGAAAACCAACACCACAATCTTTGCAATTGGAGATAAAATTCGAATATGTCAACAGGTTTTCCCGCATGAAGTCCTAAGCGCAGCGTGATGACGTTTCATGGTTTTGCGTAAATTTAGAACAACATCGCCCTCTGCAGGCGGCTTCAAAAAACAAACTGCTGAACAATAACGGAGactatttatttaaaaggaCTTTGACAATAATAATGTATGATTCCCCAAATATATCATAATTATGATTAGAAGGATCATGTTAAAACAGCAATCAATATACTATGTCGAGGAAAACTTggatatatatacaaaataaatacaagggATAAATAAAATCATGAAACATATTTCATGATGTGTTCTTGAGTTTTATTTATAATgcataataaaatgtatttcagaAATCCTTTGGGAAATTTGATATGCATGCAGCATATTTGACTAAATCTCCAGATCCTAAGGCAATTTGatcaataagtaaaaaaaagaatgattaatataaataatttcTGACACTCCTAAATCCCTATCAAAATCCCTGCATCAGTACAACTAATTTAGTCTTATATcgtgttaaaaaacaaaccaaacataaaaatatgaataaatgctttatttaaaacatacttATTATGTAGAAAATACATTATGAAATATAGCAGTACTTACAATATGCACTGCATTCATGTAGTACTTTTCCAAGTGCTAGTAATTTACAGTATAGTTTAGGAGTCATTTGATATTTATCATACTCTCTAATCTACTTCAATGTTAAACAACCAGTTGTAGAACTGAATACATCGACAACTGCATATTTTACAGGTCAAACAGAAGCTCACATTGACAGATATTACAGTGATTTTTACctgagataaagagagaggaagtaaagttaaaataacaaatgcaaCTACTTTGAAGCTACAGGATCAGAGGTCGTCCATCATGGCCAGCAGGTCGTCTCCTTTGCTGCTGCTGAGATTTTCCGGCTGCTCTTCTCCCTCTGCAAACTGTCCCACGATTTGAGCCAGTTGAGTCGCTGCCTGTTCATcctgaaacaaacaaaattccAAACATGTTGATTTTCAAATTTATAAAACCCAGTGATGTGCGTATAATCATTTTATAAATTACTCTGGTCTATGCAGTTTACATTTACTATATCTTCCTAACTTTGCTACTAATAATCAGATCACTGTCACTTTTGCCTTGTAATTTTGTCTTTAATTGCTCttatatattttctatttttacttCTATAATTGTTTTAGTTTAATATACTGTACCTCTTATCATTGGGTTTTTACTTTCTATTTATCTGTACTTATTTCTGTCCTTGTTCATATCAATTATAATATATGTCAGCCTGTTAAGGAGTTTCCCATCagtgcctcttttttttttacgtgcTGAAAGTCCTTTCTCAGGTTTAGATGTTGCTGACAGATAATTTATGACTAAAAGCTGGCTTGTTAACAGCCCACAGTATTACATCACCCTACCTGCATTGCTTGGATATTTATCACTCCAAACAAGGGCTCCTCTGCGCCACTTGAAGTTTCCCTGTTAACCAAAATACAAAGTTATATTGGTGGGAAATAATGTCAATTAAATAGAAGAGAAtgagtaaagaaaaagaaaagcactaacgcctcctcctcctcctcttggtcTGTAGGAAACAGGTTGATCTGAAAGCCAGTTTCAGTTTTGGGCATGTCGTCAGCCTTCATGCTGCCCATTAGACGTGCCAGCAGGTTCAGCTCCTCTTTGGCCAGCAGGTTGGGAGTGTCATCCGTCTGCAGCAGGATGGTGGAGGTGTACAGGAAGGTTATGCATGATTCATAATGTGAGATGACTGAGAGAATCGTGCAGTGATGGAAAAGGTATCCACATCCTAGTAGCGATACCACAATTAAGTACTCAATTACAAGTAAGTCTTGTATTCAAAATCTTATttcagtaaaagtacacaaGATTATCACCAATATGTACTTACAGTATCAATAGGAACTTGTACAGAAAAATAACCCTTTGAAGGTTATAATATTTAAAATtgtataattttattattaatgatGATGGTatggtttgtattttttttttttttttttttttttttttttttttttttttttttttttttttttttttttttttttataaatttatattttttttttttttataaataaaaatattttttttttttttttttttttttattttttatttatttttttttttttttttaaaataaaaaaaaaaaaaaaattatttaaaaatttaaaaattattaaaaatttattatttttttttttttttttttttttttttttttttttttttttttttttttttttttttttttttttttttattttttattttttatatttttttttttttttttttttttttttttatttttatttttttttttttttttttttttttttttttttttttttttattttttttttttattttaaaaaaaaaaaattatatttttttttttttttttttttttttaattttttttttttttttataaaaaaaattttaaaaaaattttaaaaaaaattaattttttttttttaaaattttttttttaaaataaaaaaaaaaaaaaaaaaaaaaaaaaaaaaaaaaaaaattttatttttttttaatttttaaattaaaaaattattaattaaaaatttataaaaaaaaaaaaaatttaatttttattttaataaaaaatttttttatttttttttttaatttttttttttaaaaaaaaaataattatttttaataaaaaaaatttttttttttttttttattttttataaaaaaaataaataaaaataaaaataaaaatatattataattatttttttaatataaaatttataaaaaaaaaaaaaatttttttaaaattttttttttttaaaaaaaaaaaaaaaaaaaaaataaaaaaaaaaatttataattttttttttttataaaaaaaaaaaaaaaaaaaaaaaaaaaaaaaaaaatttaaatttttttttttttttttttttttttttttttttttttttttttttttttttttttttttttttttttttttttttttttttattttttattattattatattttttaaaataaaattattttttttttttatatttttttttttaaataaaaatttttttttttttatatttttttttttaaaaaaaaaaaaaaaaaaaaaaaaaaaaaaaaaaaataaataaatttataaaaaaaaatatatatttttttattaattttaaaataaaaaaaaaaataaaatatttaatttatttatttataaaaaaaaaaaaattttttttttttaaatttttttttttttttttttttttttttttttttttttttttaaaataaatatttatattttttttttttttttttaaaatatttttaaattttttttttttttttttttttttttttttttttttttttttttttttttttattttttttttttttttttttttttttttttttaatttttttttttttttttttttttttaatttttaaaaaaaaaatttatttttttttttttttttttttttttttttttttttttttttttaaaaaaaaaaaaatttttttttttttttttttttttttttttaaaaaaaaaaaaaaaaaaaaaaaattaaaaaaaattttttttttaagatattgtatgtgtaaaatcttaatttacacagaaactagtaaccaaagctcaTACAAATGTAGGGCAGTAGAAAGTAGAATATTTCTTCTTAAAATGTAGTGGATTAGGACTATTAAGTAGAATATTAAGTATAGTACAAGTAGCCACCACACATTGTACTTACAGTACTTGAATAAATGTAGTTATGTTAAATCACTGGCATTGCgattatatatttatgtaaagattTTAGTTGAGTAACGCATGGTAGCTTGCTGGAATCTGTGTAGCTCCATTctgctgtaaaatgtatttaaattaatttaaatgtagGTGTACTGTTGCCTGAGGAACTGTATAGCTAGGGAAAAATGAACAcgtaatataaaaataaatcaatatgaaAAGTTTAGGAGTTTAattacacctgtgtttttcaTGCTGATAGGGCTATTACCTTGACAGAGTGAGCCTTggatgtgtgtgtctcctctggGTGATTTACAGTGTACCTTTTTTAATTcatgaaacacaaaaaaatagctCCGTCATCTTTTAATCCACATATATCATATTACCCATATAAGCTAAAGTATATGTTCTGTAGTAGCATACAGTTCATACTTACATGTTCATGCCCAGTCTGATGACTCTGTCTCCGTGCAGTTCAAAACATCCCTTTCTGATGGGGCTGGTATAACTTCCTCCTGTGGGGAACTCACTTCGTCTCACTTCTCTGCCCTTTCTGTCAAATGTCCTGTGGAAACAAGAAGCAGATGATAACACTCTGGAATACTGAGAGATACCTTATAAGCAGCTTGTCAGTGGATCCTTTGCAGCTGTGTCATACAAGCAGCCACGTCTGGTGCCAATGGAGGTCAAGTGTTAAATTGTCTGTAAATGATGTCCAACACTCAGGCTAGAAAAAATTATTGGTGTGTAAAGGTAAGGTAGATTTATATTAGTTGTGAAACCCCTTGCGCATACAAGGTTAAGTTACCCTGAGTAAATGGCTGCTTTTGCCAGTATCCAAATCAAAGAAATTGTCTAGTTGCTCATAAAAAGAAATATACGTTTGATAAATTTGAAAAAGAACAGATTTATTAGAAATGAAATATTCAGTTTTCCAAGTAAAGAAGCAAAGACATTAACCATCAGTTTAATTGTGTTGAAAATACCAGTCTTAACTTTAGAAGCACAATTAGCTTTCCTAGCTAGACTCTGTTAGCTCCTGTACAGTAACTCTCAAAAAGAACTCTTTTATTGTCAGCTGAAACACACTGTCCATTTTCTAGGCTAAATGGGTTTTAAATGTATCattaaagtaacaaaatatacagccacattggtgctttgagctaaatgctgaatgttagcatgctaacatagaACTTTCTGTTCATCTTCTAAACTACATGGGTAGTTTAACTTAAACTTTTCATTAAACTAACAAAAATCTAAATCCATAATGGTGCTTTCAGCTAAATGTGAACATTGGCATACTAGCACACTCACAATGACAACAAgctgatgtacagtatatccggtataatgtttactgtgttcaccatcttagtttagcgttctaacatgctaacattcgCTAATAGGcaacaaacacaaagtacagtggAGGCCGATGGGAAGTATTAGACAAATGGTAATGAATGAAAAGTTAAGGACTCATCAAAGTtgttacaattcatcctgagaggGGCATTCATTTCTGTACCAAATTGTGTTCCAATCCGTCTTGTAGAAGTGGAGATATTTCATTTGTTAACTGAATACTTTGGCCTCTTGTTGGTGCGTGATTAAAAAGTCGGAATAttaccaaagtcattaggattcatacTCTGGGGACTTTGTATGTCTGTACTTAATTACAAATTCTACGTAGTATTTGTCATGATATTTCATTCTGTAGTTGTTGAATGCTAGTGGAATCTAGATGCTAGCTAGAAAAGCGGTGCAGGACTGGATCATGTTACATTATCCAACAGCACTCTGGATGTCACTAAAAGATTGTTCAACAGATTTCTAATTAGCAGAACACATTCAAAGCCATGTTTGTCATCTACCTACCTAATAAGCCCTGGAACATCCATCCCATAAGGCACTGGGCCTGATGTCGACAGGGAAAAACGTCCATTGGGATTTTGGAGTTGATTTTTGAGGAAAAGTGACACCTAAGAGAaggaaataaaactataaaataatattttcatCTCACTGTATGGAGGGATGAATTTTAAAACAGCAGAGGACTCACGCGAATATGCATGTCTTGAAAAAATATGAGCAGTGTTTGTCTGAGAAGCTGGAATTCACCCTCTGGTAAAGATGAGTATGtctaaaagaacaaaaacaggtCACACAGGATACAGGTGATTAAAAACTGACAGCTGGAAtccagtatacagtatgtagtaaCTTATTGTACAGACTAGACTACTGTATCCTGGGGTAATGTGATTAAAGCATTCAGTAACAGAAGATGATAATTAAAGGTTGTTTTAAATAACATCTCTCAATATACCTCAATGATCTTCCTATGTGTCTCGTCCACTTTGTTCCCGACCACAGGAGTGTCTTTTACAAATTCCCTGATGGTATCTATGTGATTGTAAGTGATGAGCAGCAAGTCTTTAGGCCGTGGACAAAGCAAGACCTGATATTTGAATGCCATGATCATCAGCTCGTAAAGCTACGGGGGGGGAAAGAAAGAAGGTATAAACTTCAAGGATATGCCACCCCTGCAATCGAACAAAACCTGTTTtttacactttatttgaaggggtgttcataagactgacatgacacggtcattATTGTGACATGCCAtctgtcatgaacatgaaggAGTCATTTTGAGTGTTCATGACTGttattaagtgtcattcggtaaaTTACaacacttttaatgcaaagttagcaTCGTCcgagatgtctttgtcatgacaacttcgCTTTAATGAAGACAACAATCtctgttatgacaacttgacctAGACAACATAAATATGTCATGACAGGCCCAAGTGTCAAACTTTAATAAACTATTTAGCTTTGTatgttaacattacattaaactgTCATTAAGAG
It includes:
- the oscp1a gene encoding protein OSCP1a isoform X2; this translates as MSERTLPLVFINLGGEMLYILDQRLHALNTSDDNSEKVMNDIVGTMFGKDFMDELLKPQQLYSHRTMKTVLTRLAHASIMRLNPASMDRLYELMIMAFKYQVLLCPRPKDLLLITYNHIDTIREFVKDTPVVGNKVDETHRKIIETYSSLPEGEFQLLRQTLLIFFQDMHIRVSLFLKNQLQNPNGRFSLSTSGPVPYGMDVPGLIRTFDRKGREVRRSEFPTGGSYTSPIRKGCFELHGDRVIRLGMNMYTVNHPEETHTSKAHSVKTDDTPNLLAKEELNLLARLMGSMKADDMPKTETGFQINLFPTDQEEEEEAETSSGAEEPLFGVINIQAMQDEQAATQLAQIVGQFAEGEEQPENLSSSKGDDLLAMMDDL
- the oscp1a gene encoding protein OSCP1a isoform X1, yielding MSERTLPLVFINLGGEMLYILDQRLHALNTSDDNSEKGVWSENDRKRVMNDIVGTMFGKDFMDELLKPQQLYSHRTMKTVLTRLAHASIMRLNPASMDRLYELMIMAFKYQVLLCPRPKDLLLITYNHIDTIREFVKDTPVVGNKVDETHRKIIETYSSLPEGEFQLLRQTLLIFFQDMHIRVSLFLKNQLQNPNGRFSLSTSGPVPYGMDVPGLIRTFDRKGREVRRSEFPTGGSYTSPIRKGCFELHGDRVIRLGMNMYTVNHPEETHTSKAHSVKTDDTPNLLAKEELNLLARLMGSMKADDMPKTETGFQINLFPTDQEEEEEAETSSGAEEPLFGVINIQAMQDEQAATQLAQIVGQFAEGEEQPENLSSSKGDDLLAMMDDL
- the oscp1a gene encoding protein OSCP1a isoform X3; the encoded protein is MLSTHLTTIQRKVEVARELTGLAGVWSENDRKRVMNDIVGTMFGKDFMDELLKPQQLYSHRTMKTVLTRLAHASIMRLNPASMDRLYELMIMAFKYQVLLCPRPKDLLLITYNHIDTIREFVKDTPVVGNKVDETHRKIIETYSSLPEGEFQLLRQTLLIFFQDMHIRVSLFLKNQLQNPNGRFSLSTSGPVPYGMDVPGLIRTFDRKGREVRRSEFPTGGSYTSPIRKGCFELHGDRVIRLGMNMYTVNHPEETHTSKAHSVKTDDTPNLLAKEELNLLARLMGSMKADDMPKTETGFQINLFPTDQEEEEEAETSSGAEEPLFGVINIQAMQDEQAATQLAQIVGQFAEGEEQPENLSSSKGDDLLAMMDDL